ATTCCATACCGTCACGTTGAATTGGTGCTAGTCCAATTTTCTTAGGTACTTGTTTACCGTTGATATTTTCAATAACATATTCGGTCTTAGCGCGCATCGTCGCAATGATATGCATGGGACTTTGAAGAATAGCGTCAATCAGTGCGTTATGCAGTGGTGTTACATCCCTCCATGCAAAATAGGTATTACGACTCTGTGAACGCGTCGCTGCCTTGTCCACCATTTCCAAAGCGCCACCCTTGCCCATCCATGCGTGAGACAAAGAGTCGATGATTAATACCTCATATCCATTGGCTTCAGCCAAATGAATCGCGTCGATATAGTTTTGTGGACTATAGGTGTCTAATTCGAGCACATCAAAATCAAATTTACCTGCATACTTTGATGCACTACCTCGTTCTGTATCAATTACAGCCACGCGATTACCAAGATTAGTCCCGATAGATAACGCGGTATACGTCTTGCCTGCTCCTGCTGGTGCAATAAGCCCCATACGCAAACGAGATTGTTGTTTCGTCGCCTTCTTAAAACCTGCCATTATGTATTTCCTCCATTTCAAACTTTATATCATCTATATCATCATTATATCATATAAAGTTATTGATCGGCAAACGGATCGTTGCCTACGCCTGGAAACGGTACGCTTGCCTGTTGTTGTGGCGGAAACGCAAACGGATTACTCGACTGTTGATGTGGTACGAATGCGGGTTGTGATTGCGCTGGTACTGGTTGTGTGTACTGCGGCGGCAATTGCACCGTTTGTTGTTGTTGCTGCACCTGCGGCTGACTATGTACAACAAACTTCTCAAGACGCACCTCATTAAAACTATTTACAATATCGCCAAAATCATCACGTACTACATCATTATAGAAGCGCGCTGATACTTCAATATTCGTACCAAGTGGGATATCATATACAGCCTCTTTATGTTCGCGTACAACGAACGTAAAGTAGTGAGGTTCAGATCGTCCGTTTCGCAGTATTTCATTCCCATCTTTATCCGTTTCGTATTGTTCGACCGTGATACGCAGATAGTCATCGATGATGTCTTTTGAGATAAGTTCTCCGGTGACCTTGCCAGCTATACGATTATGGTCATTCTGCTCGGCCAACTCAGGTAAATGAAATTGCGTGAAATTGCGATATGTTCGCCCGTTCGATTCTCGTTCATCCAAACGCAACCATTGTCCCGTGAATCCAACCTTTACACGCGAACCAATGTCAAACATATTAACCAAAGCGTCGTATGCCATTGGCACGTTACGATTGTTAGGAATACGAACACGGGCTAGTCCACTTGGAGAACCCGTGTTGATTGTTAATTGCCCACCGTAGCTTGAACCGTCCGCGTTGCGCGTCTGGTTGTCAATATTTGTGACGGTACCAACAACAAACCACTTATTGAAATACTTGTAGTCGTTTCTAAATGCCATATTATATCGTTCCCCTTTTTCATATGTACTATATCGTTGTTACACCAACCAATCAAACGTGTCGTCTACGTGATCGTTAAGCCAGGACTTCACCTCCTCAACAGTTAAACCAGAATCATCCTCCGCCTCAAATGTTCTTGTCTCCTCGAAACAGACCTTTAACATCTTGCGGATTATCGGATACGGTATCTTTTGTCCTTCCATACGACCACCCTCACTTTTTGTTCAACAACCAGTGTTTACTGAACAACTTACCATAAAGGAAATGCATGAATATATTCCCTTCATGGTAATATTATAACCTATACGTGCATATCTGTCAAATACCGAATTTATAGCATATTTGCATTTCCCATGTATTCCCGTATGGCGTGAACTCAATTCTCTCGACAACAGCATGCAATTCTTTTCGGTACCGATTGATCGCGCTGTAACGCTCGATAACATACAATTTCTCGGTGACTTTAGTAATATACTTTACCGTTTCTTCGTCGGTCACTTTACGCATATAACTTTGCAATGACAACTTATTGTACTTACGAGCGAGATACCCCTTCACCCTTTCGACGACTAGCCATTCCAATTCAGGCCGGTCGATGCCTATATTGGGACACTTAATATTGGTACATACGTATTTGTCTTCTTCGGATGCCATTTCGTTACCGCATACTCCGCACCATAAAATATCGTCAAGTAATTTACGGCTAACTCTTTTCGTTGTGTTTCTTCGCTTAGCGTAAATTAACTTCTGCACCTTTTCCCACGTGTCATAATCGACTATCGGTTCGTGAGCGTGTTCGATTCGCAAATTTTCCCCTAATGTCAACACGCCGATAAATACAGGATTGGTCAATATTTCACGTATAGTAGAAGGAGACCATCGACGATTCGTTTTTGTTTTGTATCCATGTTCATTAAGGATATCTGCAACAGCCTTCATACCCCCATCATTCTCGATATATAGTCGGTATATCTCTCTAACTATTTCGGCGCCGGTTGGATCAATTTCAAGTTGCCCAGCATCATTTAACTTATATCCGAATGGTGTCCGCCCTGGTCTCTTCCCCTGCTTTATTGTCTGTAAAAGCCCCGAACGGATAACGGTTGATGATTTAGCTGCGTTAAATTGCGCCAAATAGGAACGATAAACGTCTTGTGTCGGCGCGTTGGATTGCCGTGTGTCGTAGCTATCATCGATACTAATAACGCGTACATTATGTGACTCTAGGTAAGTAACTTCGTCGCGCATATTTACAACGTAACGACTCATACACTTAGCAACAACTAAATTATACCTGACCGCAACATCTCTGTTATATTCTCGGTACTTATCTATGGGTATCGAATTATCCAGAATATGTTCTGCGAACAACCCCGCATACTGCAATTCATAATCATCTTTTCCAAATATAGCGCAAACAGGCATCGATATACCTCCTGCGCTAAGTATACCACCTACAAGATATGTTTTAAACACTCATCAAGCGTTTTATCGCCGAATATTTCTTTTATCGTCACAACCTTTCCAAATCTCCATACTTGCTCGCAGTGAGCCGTCGTCATTTTTCCTGTGCGATAATCCAACACCTGTTCGGTCCAACGTTTGAATACATGGCCCTCTGGGTACTGTTTCATATCTGACATCTGCTCGTTCTCCTTTCACGGGAACATGTGTTCGTATGTGATTTACCACCATTCTACTCTCCTTGATCTGTAATCGCAATCATTATTTTACGGCGTCAAAGTGTTAATTCATTGAATTATTCAACAAATCACTCGCTGTAAGGAATGTCCGGAACGGATAAGTACGGCGTAAAAATATCTAACACAATTCAAAAGTGAAGTGGAGGCACTAAATATGTAAAGCAGAGGCAGAGGCGCCTCGCATGAAATTAGATCTGGTTCGGTGTGGGTACGAGTGGTACGATTAACGCTCCACCCGTTCCACTTCACCGCGATTGTTCGTCACTACACGTACATTCGTCGGCACATCATCTATATTTGCAGCGTGGCGTCGTGCAACATTCATCGCTTGCAACAACACATCGTACTCTTCTTTGACTTCTTCGTACTTCCTCTTCCACAAATGGACTTGTTCGTTTTCCTTTTTCAGTTGTGCGATACGTTTCGCC
Above is a genomic segment from Alicyclobacillus acidoterrestris containing:
- a CDS encoding recombinase family protein — protein: MPVCAIFGKDDYELQYAGLFAEHILDNSIPIDKYREYNRDVAVRYNLVVAKCMSRYVVNMRDEVTYLESHNVRVISIDDSYDTRQSNAPTQDVYRSYLAQFNAAKSSTVIRSGLLQTIKQGKRPGRTPFGYKLNDAGQLEIDPTGAEIVREIYRLYIENDGGMKAVADILNEHGYKTKTNRRWSPSTIREILTNPVFIGVLTLGENLRIEHAHEPIVDYDTWEKVQKLIYAKRRNTTKRVSRKLLDDILWCGVCGNEMASEEDKYVCTNIKCPNIGIDRPELEWLVVERVKGYLARKYNKLSLQSYMRKVTDEETVKYITKVTEKLYVIERYSAINRYRKELHAVVERIEFTPYGNTWEMQICYKFGI
- a CDS encoding ATP-binding protein; translated protein: MAGFKKATKQQSRLRMGLIAPAGAGKTYTALSIGTNLGNRVAVIDTERGSASKYAGKFDFDVLELDTYSPQNYIDAIHLAEANGYEVLIIDSLSHAWMGKGGALEMVDKAATRSQSRNTYFAWRDVTPLHNALIDAILQSPMHIIATMRAKTEYVIENINGKQVPKKIGLAPIQRDGMEFEFDIVADIDTDHNMIVTKTRCDELADAVINKPGKDVVDTIRNWLSDGVENELSYDELLQRALNNVYAKGWAQDVILTKFQETTGYADPNQLKTDPDAINKVKLFLAASQQ